The DNA window GAAACGCTATGCGCCGGACAGCCACTGGCTACCGGAACAGCCGGTAGCGGCGGCGCAGGTGCAGGCCTGGCTTTCCAAAGCCGCCGGCGAAGTCCGCTACGGCCCAGCCTCCTGCCGACTGATCGCCCAGTTCGCGGTGCCGGAGGATTATCAGGTGGCGCGGGCAATCAGCGATCGTTTTCTGCCGCAGATGGAGCAGCACCTGAGCGAGCGCACCTATCTGGCCGGCGAACAGGCGACCATCGCCGATTTGGCCTGCTACAGCTATGTGGCGGTCGCGGCCGAAGGCGGCATTTCGCTGGCGCCTTACCCCGCCATACGCCGCTGGGTGGCGAGCATCGTGGCGCTTCCCGGCTTCTTCGCCATGCCCCCACTGCCGGCACCTGCGGTGAGCTGACGCCATGATCCCGCAACGGTTTCACCCCGATGAGCTGCGCGCGCAGACGCTGGCCGGTTTCGAGCGCGTGGGCGGCGGCATCTACCCCGCAATGCCGGATCAGCACCGCGCGTTTTTCGCCGCGTTGCCCTACCTGTTCGTCGCCACGCTGGATGACCAGGGCTGGCCCATCGCCACCCTGTTCAG is part of the Serratia marcescens genome and encodes:
- a CDS encoding glutathione S-transferase family protein, with protein sequence MSTITLYGTPLSGHVHRVALLLRMLALPYEWVEASAAVRQSAAFRRLNPFGQIPVLQDGELTLADSNAILVYLVKRYAPDSHWLPEQPVAAAQVQAWLSKAAGEVRYGPASCRLIAQFAVPEDYQVARAISDRFLPQMEQHLSERTYLAGEQATIADLACYSYVAVAAEGGISLAPYPAIRRWVASIVALPGFFAMPPLPAPAVS